ggatcacccccgggtatgtgcatggtaaggttatacaacaatttgttggcttttggaacaactctaggcacgttcaaggacaaatgtatgtttaagtgggggatgatgtaacgacccgaccgatcctttgagcatttgcatttcgCTCAGAAGCTTGGGGGCacgagtagctctgtatgatgtattaggacttgtgttcaaactttgagttcattccgagttgatgtGATATGCTTCGGCGTcagtttttggaagtcgaaagttcgaaagttcattaagtttgatttgaggtgtgttCCGTCGattcgatattgttatgtgtgttttgaggcctcgagtaggtccgtattatgataTGGAACCTGTTGGTATGTTTCGACATGGTCTccaagggctcaggtgagtttcagataggtttgagttatgttgcgctcgtttttattatgtttcgacgttgtttcttcaagcataaatgttATCACATTGAATATATGAGCTCCGATTTCTATTTCGATTGAACCATTACACCCGTATCATAACTATGGAGCCATATCAAAAAAAATCGTCAAATTTGGATATTGTATGAGGATCTTATGGTAATTTTACTAAGAtttgggttgctagatttttcagattaattatgaaattgccaCTGACTGCGTATTTAGAACTctacactattttcaaatattgaaaccaacatatctctttcaatatatgatcaaatagagtgattcaaaagcctaaattGACTAAATTTTCACAAGGAATCCTTTGGAGGAATAAAAAGTGAGTTTTGAGATCTTTTGACATAAGAAACGAGACAGAATAGTGTTAAAATGAGGGTTTTGTGCATTTAGCATATTTTGAAATGGGGAGCTTAGAAATGGGCAATTTTCTAGGCAACTTtcagcatatgaattggggtaagtgttctctactcggttttggttatatttcgtgaatctatcttcgatttttgcttttggttgatgaattttaaagaagaaattggaggttttggcctaaagtttcataatatgatttttttgagttttaaacaccGATTCGGAGTtgtatttgagtgaaactagtatggttgaaatcgtaattgaatgggttgatgTATTTGCGAGTTTTGTCGGGTTGTGAAGTGTGGGACTgggttgggctttttggccgattttaggcttttgattaaagatttgaccttttTCGATTgtgattggttcctttagcattgttggatatatttgagttgtttttgattAGTTTTGAGACATTCAGAGGTCAAAACTCGCATgatggcattcttggagcatcgcttggcttgatCGGTATCAGAATTttcttgtttaagataagtaactcttctaaacttagtgttgaggtatgaaaccccaaattatgtgttacgtgattgatgttgaggtaaagcacatgctaggtgatgggcgtgtgggcgtgcaccctatgaattgtgactctgttgtttccaAGGCACTGAATAATGGCCCTATTTTATTGATATCTgtattttcaccatgtgataagataaatgagttgtacatcatgctagatatcatgtttaggctttatgctgttATTTTTGGTACCCATAGTTGTCATTTCTTACTGTCATCTCATTgaattcattgatatttcgtactcagtcacattcatgctatcatatcatatctcaatctcagttgttacttattgatacatcatatcattgttccgggtCAGTTTTCATCACATTGTGAGACTGTGGGTGAGACTGGATCGATTgataactgagtgaggccgagagcctaattatgagtgacagttatgggattaGGCTGCACGCCATAGCATTTTTTATTGATTATTGagtaaggccgaaggcctgattgatttatgccatgattggcttgttataatGCTTGGGTTGAAGGAGCCCCTGCGGAGTCTGCAcccccctagtgagcgcggttgattatattcagtgatggatcttcccttggtatggagatggatcttctccatgaggctagATTTGTCCGTTTCCTCGGTATAGGGTGACTTATAgtcaatgatatatatatatattccgggatggatctttcctggtctgtatgggccatatacagtaccgaatTGTTGATTATGATGAGTGAAAGGTGTGATACAATGAGGTTGATTACTCTAAGAATGTCAGCACATGATTCATCTATGAGGTACATGGCATTAGCATGCATATATGGCATATAGGTATAGAGACgcatttttcctcatgttgtacggtatcacgtcattcatgaatTTTTGCATACATTGATATGTGGTtatagagaggtatttcacacttgttatttgaaaaaggaaatgaaaCGTATTTACCTATTTTGGAAAGGATTTTTAGGAAAAAGTTAAAGTTTTcaaaacttactcatatttttaaCAATTTCGGTAGAGGATTTGGGCTTTCATTGGTATACTCTAAAAGTGGAACTGTTTTCGGAAAACTATGAAAAGGCTGAGCATTTTATTTCTGAgctatttatttacttatttgtTATACACTTTATGAACTAATGTTGGTTAtttgtgttggacccgacctatgtaccagctcgtcactgctttcaacctcaggttaggtttgttacttaccagtacatggggtcagttgtactgaaactacacttctgtgcattgcGTGCATATGTTGTCTATAGTTGTTACTGTgttcgatggttgctggatttgaagatgtacatgtgttccggttgtagctgcctcttgttcatggtagccatagatttataaaactctgtttatgtacttttcaaacagaagatgtatttacttcatatcagctttgttaattctattcttagaaactcatgatttgtactaccagtccttggaaaaGTGTATAAATTTAGATAATTCTCTTGTTTAAACTGCCTTATTAAATACCATGAGAATTGGATAGTATAGTTGGCTTACgtagcgggttgagttaggttCCATCACAACTGGTgatttttgggtcatgacagttaGGTGCCACCACGACCAGTTGAGTTTTTGGTCGTGACAATGACATTGACGTGACATGACAAGCGATTTGACATGACTGTTTATAAATTTTGGCCACATGTTTTTTCTCACATTTTTACATTTattttactttaattatagcGATTTGTGATTTCTACTTAacatgagtttaatacatagtttatgggtagattacaacatgtaaattagtgaaaattatgggtttaaagtaaaacctaggtttttttgtagaaacaagatttaaccacgaaatttgtgaTGGAAttaagtaaaaatcatatatttttgatccttaggttatgggtaacaactttcttcaaaacattTCGGTAATCGGGCACGTGGccccggggatgaattttaggaatcttgtcTTTAGGGTTGGATAATCACTTTAATAGCTAGATTATGAACTTGTTCACCTATAATGAATGGTTTTTATACTATTCGACTAGTTTTGGATTATGCGGCTCcaatttgagggtttgagcgcattcttgagttGGAAGTAGGTTCGAaacaaggtaagtctcttttataaccttgtaagagggaaattttCCCGCATAGCtgaacttaattaatatatgattaaTTGTGGGACTGCGTACGTACGAAGTGATGAGaatccgtacgtagctactattcttGTTATGTTCGGGTAGTTCTAtgcttacaccatgctttgtgggtACCGTTATATGATTTTGATTGATTATTTGCATTAAATGAAACTAAGTTGAGAATGTCATCGTTTTAAGGATTTCACGCAaacatttattttgaaaagaattgaggaagcATTAAGTTATATTTGTACTTAAACATGTCGCAAGTATATTCTACGAGCGGGGTGATTATTTTCAGTACTCTCATGGGAGAGAGTCGTTCACCTCGGCGGGTCAATAACTGTATATATGGTTCGGGTCGTTCGACCCATGACATTGctcaatttacttttatgttggatcggtccAAACGTCCTCGCTGGTATTTGCGTATGCTAATAGAACAGGAACCCCTTATAATTCGTATGATTCATTGCTTGAAAAGTCACTTGTTTTAAATGAAGAAAGTGCTTCGATTTATTGATTGGATGAAAGGATTTTCAGTATTATTTTTGTTTGAGCTTGTGGTTATCCACATACATTATGAATTAAAATATTGAACTTCGTATTATTATATTTATTGACCCTATTAAGTgccaagtcgacccctcgtctctacttcttcgaggttagactggatacttactgggtacatattgtttatttACTCACACTACGCTTTCGTACTTGATTGTACAGGCCTTTAAGCAGGTACATCTGGCCATCAGTCCGGTGCATAGAGTGGAATCCTTAGCTTGAGACATTCGGTGAGCTGCCCTTCTGAGCCGTTCTACAGCAGCTGGAGTCTTTCTATGTCTTTACTTTTCCTATCTATTTCCTTTCCATACAGTAGGATAGGCTGGTTTTTAAACGTATGAATTTAAGTTCGTATCTATTACTTCCGTTTGATTATGTTTAAGTTTCAAACTTCTTATTTCTTTGTCATTAAGGAAATATTTCATGCACTAATTATTTAATTGAGGATTTACTACTTGactggtgttggcttgcctaacaatggtgtttggcgccatcacgacctaatatggaaatttgggtcatgacaacatggtatcaaagctctaTGTTCACGTAGGTTTCGCAAGTTATGGGAAaacctagtagagtcttgcgcatcgatacagagacatctgtacttatcttcgagaggctatagtgtgttaggaaactactctatATTCATCTTCTATCGTGCAGCTggtggtatactaaatttccttcttctatgctctcacagatggtaaggataCGTACAACGAATGTTCCAGAAcggggaggagctgctccccccgttgctagaggccAAGGCAGAAGTCGGGGGAGGGGCACCGACCCGAGGTAGGGTACGAGGGAGTCCCAGAGATGACCCAGTTAAACCACTGGCAGATCCAGTAGGGGATCCCATTATTGAGGAGAAACATGAGGTGCCCGCAGCAGAGCTTGCCCTGGCGGATTTCATGACAGAACTGGGTTTCCAGGAGGTTACGGGTCGTATGATGCGGTTCATGGACTCTATGACTTATGTTGGTTTATTTCCAGTGAACCTAGCCACATCTTAGGCAAGAGGGGGAGCATATACcactactgctcaggctcctagGCATGTAGCTACCGTATATCAGACTCCCGGTACTCTACCTGCGGGCGGTGCCCAGCCAGTTATAGTAGTGGCACCTAAGCCTAGACCAGTTGCAGACGACGATTCGCAAAAGTTgttggacagatggactaggtTGTACCCTCCCatcttcgggggtgagcgtcATCAGGATGCCCAgtatttcattgataggtgctgggacagactgcacaacatgaggatattggagtcccatGAAGTGAATTTCATTGTCTTCCAGTTAGAGGGAAGGGCCCGTAAATGGTAGCAGTCTTACCTCCTCGGCAGACCAGTAGATTCTCCTCCTACGACTTGGGATCGGTTTACACGGCTTCTATTGGACAGGTAAATTCCCCCTTCTCAGAGGGAGGAGTTACGGTGTCAGTTTGAGCAGCTCGAGTAGGGTCGGATGTctgtgaccgactatgaggcgagaTTCTCTGAGTTATCTCGCCATTCACTCATGATACTTTCTACGGACACAGAGATAGTGCAGAGATTTATTGCGGGGTTACAGACCGGTATTCGAGCTAACATGGCCTAAGAGGTTGATATGTGGATTGAGTATCAGCTAGTGGTtgagattgctcggaggattgagggttaccaccagaggggtagagagcagttGCAGCAGGACAAGAGGACTCAATTCTCTAGAGAGTTTAGACGTGCCCCAGATAGGGAAAGAGCTCAGTTTGGGAGAGGTCAGCCTagcaggcccccatattcagcaccactaCCACCTGCTCAAGGTTCCCCAGTGAGGCCTTATTTAAGTGCGATGGCGGAGAGTTCTTATCGCtcgccagctattcagggttcctccggtGGGTATTCTGGTCATCAGGGTTCTTCCAATGCCTACTTCAGTGctatgccagagagttcatatcgCCTACCGgccattcagggttcttctagtgggtattcgGGCTAACAGGGTCAGGATTTAGGATAGCAGTCTATGGCACCACGCGGTTGATATGATTGTGGGCATCCGGGTCACATAAAGAGATTTTTCCCCAGACTTCAGGACAAGGCGGTACAGTAGGGTCACCagcctatgattacagcaccagcaGTCCGACCGCCCAGAGGCGGAGGACAGGTAGGTAGGGgttgtcctagaggtggaggccaggtagCAGGAGGTCAGTCAGCCATTGCTTAGCCAGGTGGAGACTAGCCAGCCAGCGCTCCAGCCAAATTCTATGCTTTTTCGGCCAGAGCAGATGCAATGGTCTCAAATGCAGTGATCATAGGTATTATTTTTGTTTGTGGTATGGATGCTTCAGTATTGTTTGATCCAGGGTCAacatattcatatgtgtcatctcaaTTTGCTTATTTCCTAGATATTCCTCATGAGTCTTTGGGCACTCATATCTATGTATCCACTTCTGTGGGCGAATCTGTGGTTGTGAATCAGATTTATCGGTCCTGTGTGGTTACATTCTGTGTTTACGAGACTAGAGCGGACCTTCTATTACTTGACATGATCAGCTTTGAggtcatcttgggcatggattggttatctccatatcatgccATTCTTGATTGTCAagccaagactgttactttagaGATGCCGGAGTTGccgagattggagtggaagggcTCCTCCGTTAGTTTATCTAGTTGGGgtatctcttttctgaaggctcgacatcTGGTCGGGAAGGGGTGTTTGGCGTATCTAGcctatgttcgggacaccaccacaaagtctccgacgattgattcaTTGCAAGTAGTCcgggagttcgccgatgtgtttccttctgaccttccaaTCATAGATGTGGCCAAAGGGGAGGAGCCCAGGTTCCACAGATGCGGCTCCTCTTTTGTAGAAGCGAAACTGCAAAAGCGATCCCTAGACCACTGATGTCACCCTAGCTAGCCCGACCCAATTCCACAGAAGCGGACTTTCCCACGCAGAAGCgagactgcagatgcggtcccctaatCGTAGGTGCGGAAATTGCTGAAGGCAGtaccttcatttaatacgggaatgtgtcatttttgacacatttcatTCTATTCTTGGGcaatttgggagcttccaaaAGGGAAATTTCAGCCTAGCATTGTaaggtaagttatttctacttaatgtgagtttaatacatagctTAGGGGTAGATTACACTatgaaaattagtgaaaattattAGTTTatagtaaaacctagggttttgataaaaaaaacatttaaccacgaaatttgttatggaatgtagaataaatcatatattcttgatccttagttTATggataacaactttcttcaaaaatttccggaaACCGagcacgtgggcctgggggtgaattttaggaaccttgcatttaaggttggaaaattactttaatagttggAATATGGACTCTTGAGCATGTATTGGCgagagtccgtacatagctactattatgctaattgtccgggtagtttaggacccgtataaTGCTATACTTGCAAATGCTTACGTCCTTGCTTGCTATTAAGATCATGTCGGACATGCTAGATATTGGTGAAAAAATATAGACGGTTATACTCACTTACTTGGGAACTTGTATGAATTATTTGACTATAGATGAGAAATGTGTGCTTACTTGATAATAGATTACAATTTGTGGATCGGGCTGATCGCCTAGGTagagaatagatgcatctatggttcgcgttaTTCAatcctctggcagtgcacaatttattatTATGTCGAACCGTGCCGTATGACCTCGGTACAATGTGCGCATGCTATTTATGGGGACTTTCCGCGAACTACACTGCTTAAATGCTTTGAAATGTAACTTATTACATGATATGACTGAAATTGATATTTTGTTAAGAAAGAATATCTTATTTCTCCTTGTCATTGAACTGTCATTTTATCCATGCTAttcatgcttagcataacacttaAACTGTATTGTTAATGACCCTAGTAGGTGTCAAGTCgttccctcgtcactacttctttgaggttagactggatacttgttgggtacatgttgtttatgtactcatactatgcttctgtacttaattgtacaggatctgaggcaggtgcatctagctaCCCGTCCGACGTGCGTTCTTGATTCTTGATCGAGATCTCACTGTGAGCTGCCCCTCCTAATCTGTTTAGCACCATGCCAGAGTCTCTCATCTTTTGTTATttactgtctattctatttcaggcaGTAGGATTAGTTGTATTTTTGtgcattctactagttgccctagtacttgtgacactagttcctaGAACACACATTTGTAAACTATTATTTTTGGATGTGTTATGATTTTTGTGAATCTGCTAATTACCGACTATTTAAAATTTATGATTTTGTAAATGTTGGGATTTTTCGGTAAAATAAATGAGAACTCACTGGTTGATTAGGGTTGGCTTACCTAATAActatgttgggcgccatcacgacgtatattggaaattgggtcgtgacaacatggtatcggAGCACTAGGtttacgtaggtctcacaagtcatgggccaacctaatagagtcttgcggatcagcacagagacgtttgtacttatctttgagaggctatagggtgttaggaaactactctttattcatcatCTATCATGCAGTtaatggtatactaaatttccttctTCTAATTCTCTAACAGGTGGTGAGGATGCGCATGGCATATGTTCCAAACCCGAGAGgggctgcccccccccccccccccccagagGCCAAGGCCAGGGGAAGGCACCCGCCGATAAAGGGGACGATGGCGTCCCAGAGCTGTCCCAATTGCACCACTAGTGGATCCTATCATTGTGGAGTAGGGCGAGGTCCCCACAGCTGAGCCTACCCTAGCGGACTTCATGATAGCATCAGGCTtctaggaggtcatgggccgtatgttgcggttcatggattctatgactcaaGCTTGAttatttccagcagacccagccacatctcaaGCGAAAGAGGGaacacagacccctactgctcaggctcctggtcATACAGCTCCAGTGTATCAGACTCTGAGTGCACTACCCGCGGATAGGGCTCGGCCAGTTGTCACAGTGGTATATAAGCCCAGACCAGCTGCAGATGGCGATCCACAAAAGTTATTAgatagatggactaggctacaccctcctatcttcaaaggtgagcgtcatgaggatgcccgAGATTTTATTG
This sequence is a window from Nicotiana sylvestris chromosome 3, ASM39365v2, whole genome shotgun sequence. Protein-coding genes within it:
- the LOC138887312 gene encoding uncharacterized protein; this translates as MVSNAVIIGIIFVCGMDASVLFDPGSTYSYVSSQFAYFLDIPHESLGTHIYVSTSVGESVVVNQIYRSCVVTFCVYETRADLLLLDMISFEVILGMDWLSPYHAILDCQAKTVTLEMPELPRLEWKGSSVSLSSWGISFLKARHLVGKGCLAYLAYVRDTTTKSPTIDSLQVVREFADVFPSDLPIIDVAKGEEPRFHRCGSSFVEAKLQKRSLDH